One Deltaproteobacteria bacterium DNA window includes the following coding sequences:
- a CDS encoding carbonic anhydrase: protein MEKLIAGVHRFQKHYRSEHWELFNRLAEHGQSPDALFITCCDSRVDPVVITQGKPGDLFIFKNVGNFVPPYTENPPDGTGVAAAVEYAVKHLHVRDIIVCGHSDCGAMKALYKERSHYAETPHILYWLRHGDRTIEVVAKNYPNRSSEERLAITSEENVLVQVENLRTYPVVRKAVQDGKLHIHAWFFEIGKGQVHTYNPDKEQYEPVRHEELVLPG from the coding sequence ATGGAAAAGTTGATCGCGGGGGTCCACAGGTTCCAGAAACATTACCGGAGCGAGCACTGGGAGCTGTTCAACCGCCTGGCCGAGCACGGGCAGAGTCCCGACGCGCTGTTCATCACCTGCTGCGACTCGAGGGTGGACCCCGTGGTGATCACCCAGGGGAAACCCGGCGACCTCTTCATATTCAAAAACGTGGGGAATTTCGTGCCGCCGTACACGGAGAACCCTCCCGACGGCACCGGTGTGGCGGCAGCGGTCGAGTACGCCGTAAAACATCTTCACGTCCGGGACATCATCGTTTGCGGCCACTCGGACTGCGGGGCGATGAAAGCGCTGTACAAGGAGAGATCGCACTACGCCGAAACCCCGCACATCCTGTACTGGCTTCGGCACGGTGACCGTACGATCGAAGTGGTCGCGAAGAACTACCCCAACCGGTCATCGGAGGAGCGACTGGCGATAACCTCCGAAGAGAACGTGCTCGTACAGGTGGAGAATCTCCGCACATATCCCGTGGTCCGAAAGGCCGTTCAGGATGGAAAACTTCACATCCATGCGTGGTTCTTCGAGATAGGCAAGGGACAGGTCCATACTTACAATCCGGACAAGGAGCAGTACGAGCCGGTCCGCCACGAAGAACTGGTGCTTCCGGGATAG
- a CDS encoding 4Fe-4S dicluster domain-containing protein — MKHKWAMAIDMDRCTGCGACVVACVAENNTPTAGEEEAGKGRLMQWLRVSRFWKKEGEETRAIFVPTPCMHCEKAPCEIVCPVYATYHDEDDHLNAMVYNRCIGTRYCANNCPYSVRVFNWWPAKWEKPLDEQLNPDLSVRSRGVMEKCTYCIQRIRRGKETAIKEGRKIRDGEVMPACAQTCPPGAIIFGDLLDPESEISRTVKDTRLFKLMEHLGTEPSTVYLKKQKGPGR; from the coding sequence ATGAAGCACAAGTGGGCGATGGCGATCGACATGGACCGCTGCACCGGCTGCGGCGCCTGCGTCGTCGCCTGCGTCGCCGAGAACAACACCCCGACCGCGGGCGAGGAGGAGGCCGGGAAGGGCCGCCTCATGCAGTGGCTCCGCGTGTCCCGTTTCTGGAAAAAGGAAGGGGAGGAAACGCGCGCGATCTTCGTGCCGACCCCCTGCATGCACTGCGAGAAGGCCCCATGCGAAATCGTGTGCCCGGTGTACGCCACCTACCACGACGAGGACGACCACCTGAACGCGATGGTCTACAACCGCTGCATCGGGACGAGGTATTGCGCGAACAACTGCCCCTACTCGGTGCGCGTCTTCAACTGGTGGCCCGCAAAATGGGAAAAGCCGCTCGACGAGCAGCTGAACCCGGACCTTTCGGTCCGCTCGCGCGGCGTGATGGAAAAATGCACCTATTGCATCCAGCGGATAAGGCGGGGCAAGGAAACGGCCATTAAAGAAGGACGGAAGATAAGGGACGGCGAGGTCATGCCTGCCTGCGCGCAGACCTGCCCGCCCGGGGCGATAATCTTCGGGGACCTGCTGGATCCGGAGAGCGAGATCTCCCGGACCGTCAAGGACACGCGGCTGTTCAAGCTTATGGAGCACCTGGGGACGGAGCCGAGTACGGTGTATCTCAAGAAGCAAAAAGGGCCCGGGCGATGA
- a CDS encoding cupin domain-containing protein produces the protein MHVSRWEEVEGKAVTDPGAKNVSIRVLMGDNVGAPNFAMRHFSLGPGGSTPYHTHPWEHEVFVLSGTGKALKKGGEEAVSPGSFVYVAPDEEHSFANSGDSHFEFLCIIPAAKFCLR, from the coding sequence ATGCACGTATCCCGTTGGGAAGAAGTGGAAGGTAAAGCCGTAACCGATCCCGGCGCGAAGAACGTTTCCATCCGGGTGCTGATGGGCGACAACGTGGGAGCCCCGAACTTCGCGATGCGTCACTTTTCGCTCGGACCGGGCGGCAGCACTCCGTACCATACCCATCCCTGGGAACATGAGGTATTCGTCCTTTCGGGAACCGGAAAAGCGTTGAAAAAGGGGGGAGAAGAGGCGGTTTCCCCGGGTAGTTTCGTCTACGTGGCCCCCGACGAGGAGCACTCCTTCGCGAACTCGGGCGATTCGCATTTCGAATTCCTCTGCATCATCCCGGCGGCGAAATTCTGCCTCCGATAG
- a CDS encoding DUF1858 domain-containing protein, protein MDRYTKGFVIASLVYFFLASVLGIWMGSAEPAGWVRFTHVHFNLLGFMSMMIYGVGYFILPRFNGRALRYPSWVKAHFYISNIGLIGMVAAYPSMPSAAFVLFAVLSVAGVALFVANLGATMLLAPAETGEAEEVEDAPPAAAGETAPEPQPRVDIDPDMRVGEILTRWPDTVGVFVANGFASLGNPEHREQVKQIPITLRMACQRHNVDLEPMVAMLISAAGGEAPKAAAAGPGTSARPRKGGLRRGDPIGTENILGEILDVYPETTNVFRKYYGEGCFSCPGQATESVKQSAMMHNVSEKQLLSELNRAAGF, encoded by the coding sequence ATGGATCGATACACCAAGGGATTCGTCATCGCATCGCTGGTCTACTTTTTCCTGGCTTCCGTGCTGGGAATCTGGATGGGTTCTGCGGAGCCGGCAGGGTGGGTCCGGTTCACGCACGTGCATTTCAACCTGCTCGGCTTCATGTCCATGATGATCTACGGCGTCGGCTACTTCATCCTTCCCCGGTTCAACGGGCGTGCGCTCCGGTACCCGTCCTGGGTCAAGGCGCACTTCTACATCTCCAACATCGGCCTGATCGGGATGGTGGCCGCTTATCCTTCGATGCCGTCGGCGGCGTTCGTGCTGTTCGCCGTACTCTCGGTCGCAGGTGTCGCATTGTTCGTCGCGAACCTCGGGGCGACGATGCTGCTTGCGCCCGCGGAAACGGGGGAAGCGGAGGAGGTAGAGGATGCACCGCCGGCCGCGGCGGGGGAAACCGCTCCCGAGCCGCAACCGCGTGTGGACATTGACCCGGACATGCGGGTCGGAGAGATTCTGACCCGGTGGCCCGACACGGTGGGCGTGTTCGTGGCGAACGGATTCGCCTCCCTTGGGAACCCCGAGCACCGGGAGCAGGTTAAACAAATACCGATCACGCTGCGCATGGCTTGCCAGCGGCACAACGTCGACCTTGAGCCGATGGTCGCCATGTTGATCTCGGCCGCTGGAGGAGAAGCGCCGAAAGCGGCGGCCGCCGGCCCGGGAACTTCAGCCAGGCCGCGCAAAGGCGGGCTCAGGAGGGGAGATCCGATCGGCACCGAAAACATCCTGGGCGAAATCCTGGACGTCTACCCGGAAACGACGAACGTATTCAGGAAGTACTACGGTGAAGGATGCTTCTCCTGCCCGGGACAGGCGACCGAGAGCGTCAAGCAGAGCGCGATGATGCACAACGTGAGCGAAAAGCAGCTTTTGTCCGAGCTGAACCGTGCCGCGGGATTCTGA
- a CDS encoding cytochrome c codes for MSDRTPSLYALLRIALLLVFAIAAVLLFGCEKIDRNMWDNPAFKPQEDPVRLPPKDSIPTKGREQIPSMAEARELKNPVEPTEWALLQGKELFGIHCVPCHGISGAGDGPVGKKYVPTPADLRPGSRGARHSDGELFAVISSGYGGMPAYRADLSPSERWHIVAYLRTLK; via the coding sequence ATGTCCGACCGAACACCCTCGCTGTACGCCCTCCTTCGGATCGCGCTCCTTTTAGTTTTTGCGATTGCAGCGGTTCTCCTTTTCGGATGCGAGAAGATCGACCGGAACATGTGGGACAACCCCGCCTTCAAGCCGCAGGAAGATCCGGTACGACTTCCGCCGAAAGACTCCATCCCGACGAAGGGAAGGGAGCAGATCCCGTCGATGGCGGAAGCGAGGGAACTGAAGAACCCGGTCGAACCGACCGAATGGGCGCTTCTCCAGGGGAAGGAGCTGTTCGGGATCCACTGCGTTCCCTGCCACGGAATCTCGGGAGCCGGTGACGGCCCCGTGGGGAAGAAATACGTCCCCACTCCCGCCGACCTTCGTCCCGGTTCCCGCGGCGCCCGCCATTCCGACGGCGAACTCTTCGCCGTCATATCCTCCGGGTACGGAGGGATGCCAGCCTACCGGGCGGACCTGTCTCCATCCGAGCGGTGGCACATCGTCGCCTACTTGCGCACTTTGAAGTAG
- a CDS encoding cytochrome c, producing the protein MTKKTAFWIFLLGTLSSAVLFLALTWDTHRQVVALSHADKIDDRVVAGKRAFEKYNCNDCHTILGFGAYYAPDLTRVSRRVGDDGIRFRIRNPQAAFANSWRKMPDVHASDAEIEDMVAFFRWVGEVNNNDWPPQDSKKRLSRGEQVMVASVGVSPGAAVFQSKGCMNCHSLRGTGGTFAPPLDTIGRSLSAEQIEHYVRDPKSVNPNAKMPPQKDLTEREIDEVAKFLSSLK; encoded by the coding sequence ATGACGAAGAAGACAGCCTTCTGGATTTTCCTGTTGGGCACCCTTTCGTCGGCGGTGCTTTTTCTTGCGCTTACGTGGGACACGCACCGGCAGGTGGTCGCCCTTTCTCACGCGGACAAGATAGACGACCGCGTGGTGGCCGGGAAAAGAGCCTTCGAAAAGTACAACTGCAACGACTGCCACACGATCCTCGGGTTCGGCGCGTATTACGCCCCCGACCTGACGCGGGTGTCCCGGCGCGTCGGCGACGACGGGATCCGGTTCCGGATCAGGAATCCGCAGGCGGCGTTCGCCAACTCATGGCGGAAGATGCCCGACGTACACGCCTCCGACGCCGAAATCGAGGACATGGTCGCCTTCTTCCGTTGGGTGGGCGAGGTCAACAACAACGACTGGCCGCCGCAGGACAGTAAAAAGCGCCTTTCACGCGGCGAGCAGGTGATGGTCGCGTCGGTCGGGGTGTCGCCCGGCGCGGCGGTCTTCCAGTCGAAGGGGTGCATGAACTGCCACTCGCTGCGCGGGACGGGAGGTACGTTCGCCCCGCCCCTGGACACGATCGGCCGGTCGCTGTCCGCGGAGCAGATCGAGCATTACGTACGCGACCCGAAAAGCGTCAACCCGAACGCGAAAATGCCGCCGCAGAAGGATCTTACCGAACGCGAGATCGATGAAGTGGCGAAATTCCTTTCGAGCCTGAAATAA
- the nrfD gene encoding polysulfide reductase NrfD gives MNERNHLARQGEGKLYEELSRSNLVTTKAWYRAAGILFAVTAGAAGVFFYMMATGIGVTGLSRPVMWGTMIILFVFWIGLSHSGTLISAILRITRAGWRAPVLRGAEAMTVFALMVGGLFPLMHLGRNWRFYYMIPYPNDRLLWPNFRSPLLWDMVAIGTYLTGSILFLYFGMIPDLAVARDFSTGWRKKLYTILAAGFRGTHSEWRRYHVASTLFAVLIIPVAVSVHSIVSWDFAMAMVPGWHSTIFAPYFVAGAIYSGIAGVITVMAFLRRVFRLENFLTERHFDNLGKLLLTMTLVWGYFYFAEFLTTWYSRLPEDWALISSYGGHFLPLFILMLTCNFLIPLPALCLSKVRRSVPAILAVSLVVNVGMLAERALIVVPSLARRNDPSIWLNYFPTWVEISFIVGSITLFSLLYVIFAKLFPVMAISDIKEHLFRTTDRAVGGAVVPSVAEEDEGEGK, from the coding sequence ATGAACGAAAGGAATCACCTCGCCAGGCAGGGGGAAGGGAAACTCTACGAGGAGTTGTCCCGTTCCAACCTCGTCACCACGAAGGCGTGGTACAGGGCGGCGGGGATCCTGTTCGCGGTCACCGCGGGCGCTGCAGGGGTCTTCTTCTACATGATGGCTACGGGCATCGGGGTCACCGGCCTCTCCCGGCCCGTCATGTGGGGGACGATGATCATCCTCTTCGTCTTCTGGATCGGGTTGTCCCACTCGGGAACGCTGATCTCGGCGATCCTGCGGATAACCAGGGCCGGATGGCGTGCGCCGGTGCTTCGCGGCGCGGAGGCGATGACGGTCTTCGCGTTGATGGTGGGGGGCCTCTTCCCCCTCATGCACCTGGGCCGGAACTGGCGCTTCTACTACATGATCCCCTATCCCAACGATCGGTTGCTCTGGCCGAACTTCCGGTCCCCCCTGCTTTGGGACATGGTGGCCATCGGCACGTATCTCACTGGGAGCATCCTCTTCCTTTATTTCGGGATGATCCCGGACCTTGCCGTAGCCCGGGACTTTTCCACCGGGTGGCGGAAGAAGCTGTACACGATCCTGGCCGCGGGCTTCCGTGGGACGCACTCCGAGTGGCGCCGCTACCACGTCGCATCGACCCTGTTCGCGGTGCTCATCATTCCGGTCGCCGTCTCGGTCCACTCCATCGTGAGCTGGGACTTCGCCATGGCCATGGTCCCGGGCTGGCACAGCACCATCTTCGCCCCGTACTTCGTGGCGGGTGCGATCTACTCGGGGATCGCGGGGGTCATCACGGTGATGGCGTTCCTGCGCAGGGTCTTCCGGCTGGAAAACTTCCTCACGGAGCGCCACTTCGACAACCTCGGCAAGCTGCTCCTTACGATGACGCTCGTCTGGGGGTATTTCTACTTCGCCGAATTCCTGACCACCTGGTACAGCCGGCTCCCCGAGGACTGGGCGCTCATAAGCTCATACGGCGGCCATTTCCTCCCGCTATTCATCCTGATGCTGACGTGCAATTTCCTCATTCCGCTGCCCGCGCTCTGCCTTTCGAAGGTGCGGAGATCGGTGCCCGCAATCCTTGCCGTCTCCCTCGTCGTCAACGTCGGCATGCTCGCGGAGCGTGCGCTCATCGTGGTCCCGTCCCTCGCGCGGCGAAACGACCCCTCCATATGGCTCAACTACTTCCCCACGTGGGTGGAAATCTCCTTCATCGTGGGATCGATCACGCTGTTCTCGCTCCTGTACGTGATCTTCGCCAAGCTTTTCCCCGTCATGGCGATAAGCGACATAAAGGAGCACCTCTTCAGAACGACCGACAGAGCCGTAGGCGGTGCCGTCGTACCGTCGGTGGCCGAAGAGGACGAAGGGGAAGGGAAATGA
- a CDS encoding molybdopterin-dependent oxidoreductase, translated as MKRRDFLKLGGATAFAALFGGCDNLPKKLVPFVIPPENYTLGESLWYASVCRQCPAGCGIVVRVSEGRAKKIEGNPLHPVNSGKLCARGQAGLQALYHPERLGRPLKLSGPRGSGKFTETSWEDALSILMTGLKKIRAEAPGSLLMLAEPMRGHRNLVVHRFLRAFGAPAPVAWDPFGHDALLAANEDVFGIRDIPEYDIANARYLLSFSGDFLETWLSPVHYGRAYGRMRQERPTVRGKFVHFGPRLSMTAANADVFLPIAPGTEGFAALGIAHVMVREKLTPSPAASSLWTAGLRQMTPETVGEKTGLRPSDIEAVAREFAGNQPGLAIAGDGAAGCTNGTFHFSAAALLNVLAGNLGKPGGLSFPDRRSAFPRAGADASTLAPLPESGFASVRNTLEKMRGGAFQVALLSGETNPAFTLPAGLKFPESLLSVPLVVSFSSFLDETSSLSDLVLPVPTYLEEWGDDIAPAGHSGDAVGLLQPVIEPFRDARPMPDILIAAAKELGGPVAAALPWKNFRECLEQGYTGMGVNLENARREGGIFSRKGSLSRTAKRAGNPPLPKAIEASYEGDAARYPLVLHVYPSIALSDGRGANLSWLQEMPDPISTAVWRNWVEVHPKTAESLGIADGDGVVVTSPFGSMEAFAVLHPAVAKGTAAMPLGQGHTRYGRNAAGRGGNPFSLLPVKDTAGAKSHARQSTRVSIAKARIKGKLVRTVNVEGQWKYENIL; from the coding sequence ATGAAAAGGAGAGATTTCCTCAAACTCGGCGGCGCGACGGCCTTCGCGGCCCTCTTCGGAGGATGCGACAACCTGCCGAAGAAGCTCGTCCCCTTCGTCATCCCGCCGGAAAATTACACGCTGGGCGAATCTCTTTGGTATGCCTCGGTATGCCGCCAGTGCCCCGCCGGGTGCGGCATCGTGGTTCGGGTCTCGGAAGGGCGCGCAAAGAAGATAGAGGGTAACCCGCTCCACCCGGTAAACAGCGGGAAACTCTGCGCTCGGGGGCAGGCGGGCCTCCAGGCGCTTTATCACCCTGAACGGCTCGGGCGTCCGCTGAAACTGTCGGGGCCGCGGGGATCGGGAAAGTTCACCGAGACTTCCTGGGAAGATGCGCTTTCCATATTGATGACCGGCCTGAAAAAAATCCGTGCCGAGGCACCGGGCTCGCTGCTGATGCTGGCGGAGCCGATGAGGGGCCACCGGAACCTCGTCGTCCACCGATTCCTGCGCGCGTTCGGCGCCCCCGCTCCCGTGGCGTGGGATCCCTTCGGACACGACGCGCTCCTTGCGGCGAACGAGGATGTTTTCGGCATCCGCGACATTCCCGAATACGACATCGCCAACGCCCGTTATCTCCTCTCCTTCAGCGGTGATTTTCTCGAAACGTGGCTCTCTCCTGTACATTACGGCCGCGCCTACGGCAGGATGCGGCAGGAGCGCCCCACGGTAAGGGGGAAATTCGTCCATTTCGGCCCCCGCTTGTCGATGACGGCCGCGAACGCGGATGTCTTCCTGCCGATCGCGCCCGGAACGGAAGGTTTCGCCGCGCTGGGAATCGCGCACGTGATGGTGCGTGAGAAGCTCACGCCCTCTCCCGCCGCCTCCTCCCTGTGGACGGCGGGTCTCCGGCAGATGACTCCCGAAACCGTGGGGGAGAAAACCGGCCTTCGGCCTTCCGACATCGAGGCCGTCGCCCGGGAGTTCGCAGGTAACCAGCCCGGTCTCGCGATAGCAGGGGATGGCGCCGCCGGATGCACGAACGGTACGTTCCACTTTTCGGCCGCCGCGCTCCTGAACGTCCTGGCCGGCAACCTCGGCAAGCCGGGAGGACTATCCTTCCCGGACCGGCGTTCGGCGTTTCCGCGGGCCGGCGCAGATGCATCCACGCTCGCGCCTCTCCCCGAAAGCGGATTCGCATCCGTTCGCAACACCCTGGAAAAGATGCGGGGCGGCGCCTTCCAAGTGGCGCTGCTCTCGGGGGAGACCAATCCGGCGTTCACGCTCCCGGCGGGGCTCAAGTTTCCCGAATCGCTTCTCTCCGTTCCGCTGGTCGTGTCGTTCTCCTCGTTCCTGGACGAAACCTCCTCACTCTCCGACCTCGTCCTTCCCGTTCCCACGTATCTCGAAGAATGGGGAGACGATATCGCGCCCGCGGGGCATTCGGGAGACGCCGTCGGCCTGCTCCAGCCGGTCATAGAGCCGTTCCGGGACGCCCGTCCCATGCCCGACATCCTGATCGCGGCGGCTAAAGAGCTCGGCGGCCCGGTGGCGGCGGCCCTTCCATGGAAGAATTTCCGGGAATGCCTGGAACAAGGCTATACCGGGATGGGCGTTAATCTTGAGAACGCCCGCAGGGAAGGAGGGATCTTCTCCCGGAAGGGATCGCTTTCACGCACTGCGAAGCGGGCTGGAAATCCTCCTCTTCCCAAAGCTATCGAGGCGTCATACGAGGGCGATGCGGCGCGCTACCCGCTCGTTCTTCACGTCTACCCCTCCATCGCCCTCTCCGACGGCCGCGGGGCGAACCTGTCGTGGCTGCAGGAGATGCCCGACCCCATCAGCACCGCCGTCTGGCGCAACTGGGTGGAAGTGCATCCGAAGACCGCCGAATCGCTGGGGATAGCGGACGGCGACGGCGTCGTCGTGACGTCCCCCTTCGGTTCAATGGAAGCGTTCGCCGTTCTTCATCCGGCGGTCGCGAAGGGAACGGCCGCCATGCCGCTGGGACAGGGGCACACAAGATACGGAAGGAACGCGGCGGGCCGTGGGGGGAACCCGTTCTCTCTCCTTCCCGTGAAGGATACGGCCGGGGCGAAGTCCCACGCGCGGCAATCGACGCGGGTCTCCATCGCGAAGGCGAGGATCAAGGGGAAACTGGTCCGTACCGTCAACGTCGAAGGCCAGTGGAAGTACGAGAACATCCTGTGA
- a CDS encoding cytochrome c3 family protein, whose protein sequence is MQRPSPQAVIAASLFAFALIAASVASFAETPQPVAYSHRIHVTDNKIDCRFCHSSANKSASARIPPVEKCMSCHRVIATDRPEIKKIAQYWREKKPIYWNRVTELPDYVYFPHMRMVNAGVPCLTCHPGMDRADGAVQKREFTMGWCMDCHKKRGVSIDCWTCHI, encoded by the coding sequence ATGCAACGACCAAGCCCGCAGGCCGTCATCGCAGCTTCCCTTTTCGCCTTCGCACTGATCGCCGCGTCGGTTGCCTCGTTCGCGGAGACCCCGCAGCCTGTCGCGTACAGCCACAGGATCCACGTAACCGACAACAAAATCGATTGCCGGTTCTGCCACTCTTCCGCAAACAAATCCGCCTCCGCGAGGATCCCTCCAGTGGAGAAGTGCATGTCCTGCCACCGGGTTATCGCGACGGACCGCCCGGAAATAAAGAAGATCGCGCAGTACTGGAGAGAGAAAAAGCCGATCTACTGGAACCGGGTGACGGAACTTCCCGATTACGTCTACTTCCCGCACATGCGGATGGTCAACGCGGGCGTGCCCTGCCTTACCTGCCACCCCGGGATGGACCGGGCCGACGGGGCGGTCCAGAAGCGGGAGTTCACGATGGGCTGGTGCATGGATTGCCATAAAAAGCGCGGCGTCTCCATCGACTGCTGGACGTGCCACATATGA
- a CDS encoding cbb3-type cytochrome c oxidase subunit I — protein sequence MEYKSQKIAYWYFAAALPLFVLQIFLGLYLAYSYTWTVPQSVVDVFPFSTARAMHTNLLVLWMLLGFMGGTYYIVPEETRSEIYSEKLAYFQLFALLATGVVALVGFLFGWTQGRPLLEIPRPLDFVVVVGALIFLFNVGMTMLKAGKWTVIQGTLLGGLIFLALLYLFGIPFYKNEVIDWYYWWWVIHLWVEGAWELVTGAIMAFILMKLTGVEREVVEKWLYVEIGLFLFTGIAGTGHHYYWIGAPRYWLWIGGIFSALEPLPILLMVIDTMHHVKKRQAKIVNPLTWTYAVGCAIYHMIGAGVWGFLHTLPQINYYTHGSQVTVSHGHLAFFGAYALLNLTTFYFAMPKLKGIEVYDDSRGKYGFWIMCIAMMLMGLFFGVAGVLQSYVERVMGMGYMTAQSYMRLWMGVVFFCGISFLAGLLTTVADLLTLRPAKA from the coding sequence ATGGAATACAAATCCCAGAAAATCGCCTACTGGTACTTCGCCGCGGCGCTGCCGCTGTTCGTGCTCCAGATCTTCCTCGGGCTGTACCTGGCGTACAGCTACACCTGGACAGTACCGCAGTCCGTCGTGGACGTCTTCCCCTTCTCGACGGCGCGCGCGATGCACACCAACCTCCTCGTCCTCTGGATGCTCCTTGGATTCATGGGGGGCACGTATTACATCGTCCCGGAGGAGACCAGGTCCGAAATCTATTCCGAAAAGCTCGCATACTTCCAGTTGTTCGCCCTGCTCGCGACGGGCGTCGTGGCGCTCGTCGGCTTCCTCTTCGGATGGACACAGGGGCGGCCGCTGCTGGAGATCCCGCGCCCGCTCGACTTCGTCGTGGTGGTGGGTGCGCTCATCTTCCTGTTCAACGTCGGCATGACGATGTTGAAGGCGGGGAAATGGACCGTGATCCAGGGGACGCTGCTCGGCGGCCTCATCTTCCTCGCGCTTCTCTACCTGTTCGGGATCCCCTTCTATAAAAACGAAGTGATCGACTGGTACTACTGGTGGTGGGTCATCCACCTGTGGGTGGAGGGGGCGTGGGAGCTGGTCACCGGCGCCATCATGGCCTTCATCCTGATGAAGCTCACCGGCGTGGAGCGGGAGGTCGTGGAGAAGTGGCTCTACGTCGAGATCGGCCTCTTCCTCTTCACCGGGATCGCCGGGACGGGGCATCATTACTACTGGATCGGCGCCCCGCGGTACTGGCTGTGGATCGGGGGGATATTCTCGGCGCTGGAGCCTCTCCCAATCCTGCTGATGGTCATCGACACGATGCATCACGTCAAGAAGCGGCAGGCGAAGATCGTTAACCCCTTGACCTGGACCTACGCGGTGGGATGCGCGATCTATCACATGATCGGCGCGGGCGTCTGGGGGTTCCTGCACACGCTGCCGCAGATCAACTACTATACGCACGGATCGCAGGTCACCGTGTCGCACGGCCACCTGGCTTTCTTCGGCGCCTATGCCCTTCTCAACCTCACGACCTTCTACTTCGCGATGCCGAAGTTGAAAGGAATCGAGGTGTACGACGATTCCCGCGGCAAGTACGGCTTCTGGATCATGTGCATCGCGATGATGCTCATGGGGCTCTTCTTCGGCGTGGCGGGAGTGCTGCAGAGCTACGTGGAACGGGTCATGGGGATGGGATACATGACGGCGCAGTCCTACATGCGGCTTTGGATGGGGGTCGTCTTCTTCTGCGGCATCTCGTTCCTTGCCGGGCTTTTGACGACGGTCGCCGACCTGCTCACCCTGCGGCCTGCGAAGGCTTAG
- a CDS encoding DUF3341 domain-containing protein: MSGEGRMVVIGLFDSVEGAAAGARSLLALPLPADRVTTISSVALPDGAVVHDPRPIRFPWIVVLFWFVGAVFGAGLTLYSYLVYPMITAGKPIATVPPTIIVTYEMAMLGALLSTLVAAFVSIGLARIRRKKVYDPRIHDGRIAVCAAVEPGDQARRAADALMERGGTSIRTEEGEL, translated from the coding sequence ATGAGCGGAGAAGGCAGGATGGTCGTCATCGGACTTTTCGACAGCGTCGAGGGAGCCGCGGCCGGGGCCCGTTCGCTGCTCGCGTTGCCTCTTCCTGCGGACCGCGTTACGACCATCTCGTCTGTGGCGCTGCCCGACGGCGCCGTCGTACATGACCCCCGCCCCATCCGGTTCCCATGGATCGTGGTGCTCTTCTGGTTCGTCGGAGCCGTCTTCGGCGCGGGGCTCACACTTTACTCGTACCTTGTATATCCCATGATAACGGCCGGGAAGCCGATCGCCACGGTCCCGCCGACGATCATCGTCACTTACGAAATGGCCATGCTCGGGGCGCTTCTTTCCACGCTCGTGGCGGCATTCGTGTCGATCGGGCTGGCGAGGATCCGCAGGAAGAAGGTGTACGATCCGCGTATCCACGACGGCAGGATCGCCGTGTGCGCCGCCGTCGAACCGGGCGACCAGGCCCGGCGGGCAGCCGATGCGCTGATGGAGCGCGGCGGCACTTCGATCCGGACAGAGGAAGGGGAACTGTGA
- a CDS encoding class II glutamine amidotransferase yields MCRMIAFASSDPVDVSPFLGKLSDLARCGNLVEGWEKRPGGNHPNGWGIAFRNSGGIDVRRSGNSAWGDPAFEEVRARSDRFIGHVRYASNTATVNAANSHPFFADGVALAHNGTFYGTLGDEADRRNVSDTLIFLERLCALWKDRTFPKLKETIEKMLNDPALVGDYSAANLFIATGGSLFALRRYRRNEDYYTLYVRTSPGSVVAASQPLDDGQDWRLLGNGELVDMGGLPSGSVSLDVIS; encoded by the coding sequence ATGTGCAGGATGATCGCTTTCGCTTCCTCCGATCCGGTGGACGTGTCGCCATTCCTCGGAAAACTGTCGGATTTGGCGCGGTGCGGCAACCTCGTCGAGGGCTGGGAGAAGAGGCCGGGGGGAAACCATCCGAACGGTTGGGGGATCGCCTTCCGCAACAGCGGCGGGATCGACGTCCGGCGCAGCGGGAATTCGGCGTGGGGCGACCCGGCGTTTGAGGAAGTCCGCGCGCGGTCCGACCGTTTCATAGGCCACGTAAGGTACGCTTCCAACACAGCAACGGTGAACGCGGCCAACTCCCATCCCTTCTTCGCCGACGGAGTGGCTTTGGCGCACAACGGGACGTTCTACGGAACGCTCGGCGATGAAGCGGACCGCAGGAACGTAAGCGATACGTTGATATTTCTGGAACGGCTTTGCGCGCTCTGGAAGGATCGGACGTTCCCTAAACTGAAAGAGACGATCGAAAAGATGCTCAACGACCCCGCACTCGTCGGCGATTATTCCGCTGCCAACCTGTTTATCGCAACGGGAGGATCTCTGTTCGCCCTGCGTCGCTACCGGAGGAACGAGGACTACTACACGCTTTATGTGCGTACCTCGCCCGGAAGCGTCGTAGCCGCAAGCCAGCCGCTCGACGATGGACAGGACTGGCGTCTATTGGGAAACGGGGAACTGGTGGACATGGGCGGACTGCCCTCCGGTTCCGTCTCCCTTGACGTGATTTCCTGA